ACGCTGGGAACAGGAGCGGATCGATATCCGTTCTCGGATCGAGAAGGTCCTGGGTGAGATCGATCTGTTGGAGTGCCTGGATGAACCCAAGGAGGTGGCTGTTGACTAAGACCATTGACGTGGAGATCTATGGCCAGCGGTACAGCATCAATGGGGAAGCAGACGAGTCGTACGTGAAGCAATTGGCCGATATGGTCGATAAGCAGATGAAGCAGGTGGCGGCCGGCATGCGGTCGGCCACCCCGGCCAAGTTGGCCGTCCTTGCCGCATTCAATCTTGCCCACGAGTTGATGGAATCAGAACGAAAATCCCGGCAGGGAGAGGCCGACGCGGATCGTCGCGTGGCCTCACTCATGGAATCGATCGATCAGCAGATGCCGTCCATCCTGTCCCGGTGAGTTTCGCCTTGCTTTCACTGTACTGCTTTGTTATCGTTTCCGTGTTGTATTGACCTGAGGGTCAACAAGAGCAGGAGAGGAAAGGAAGCTTCGAACAAGGACGGAAAATCTGACGACGGTTTTTGAGCGCTAAACATATGGAATCGCTGGTTTTTGTGCTGTTTTTCACAGTAGTCGTGATGGTGTGGATGAGAGAAGGCTCCCAGGCCGGCATGTCTGTTCGACAGGTGTGTTCGCAACGTGTGGCAAGGGGCGGAGAGCAGGTGATTGTAGATGTGGTATGGCCTGCGCTGTGCTCGCAACCTGTGACGATCCCCGACCGGGGGCTTTGGTCTGTGCGCCTTCGACGTGACAGACGTATGGATTCGGGTCGACGTCGACCACTCCTCCACGTGAATTGACGGCGGCGATTCCACGCTTCGTTTCTACTGGCTCAAGAAGTCAGATGTTTCCCCTTCACGCGTAGACATTCCTTTCTCACGCTCCATGCTCCCCCTTTAACACTGGCTGTGATTATTCGCAGGGTGACAGCGTCTACTGTCCCGCTGCCGTAAGGGAGGTGGTTCCCATTTCTCTCAGCGTTGTTGCGTACATTTTTGTCGGATTAGTGGGAGCGGTCCTGGGTGCCGGGCTGTACGAAGTCTTTCGCCGTCGGTCGGCGTTGGCTCGTCGTGCCGAGGCCGAGGATCAGTCGGCGCAGATCGTTCAATCGGCTCAGCGTGAAGCAGAGAATCTCGTCAAAGAGGCCAAGCTGGAGGCCAAAGATCTGGTCTTTCAGGCCAGGATCGAACTCGAAAAGGAACAAAAGGCGAAGCTTGCCGAAGTTTCCAATTCGGAACGGCGTGTGTCCCAACGGGAAGAGGGACTCGATCGCAAGCTCGGCTTGCTTGAGAAGCGGGATCAGGAAGCGCTCAAGCGTGAGCAGGACTTATTGAAGCGTGAAGAGACACTGGTACAGAAGGACGCGGCCTGCGCGCAGGCGCTGAAACAGCATCGCGAGGCCCTTGAGCGGGTGGCCGGCTTGACGGCTGAGGAAGCGAAGCGGCAACTGATTCAGGATCTGGATAGTCAGGCGCGGTTGGAGGCGGCCGGCCTGGCCAAGCGCCTGCTCGAAGAGGCCAAGGAAAATGCCGACCGGGAGGCGCGGGAAATCATCGCCAGTTCCATCCAGCGTGTGACGCGGGACTACGTGAATGAAGCGACCATCTCGGTGGTGCCGATTGCCAACGATGCCATGAAGGGTCGGATCATCGGTCGGGAAGGGCGGAACATCCGGGCGATCGAGGCGGCGACGGGGATCGACCTCATCATCGATGAGACACCGGAAGCGGTCATCATTTCAGGGTTCGATCCGCTTCGTCGTGAGATCGCGAAGGTCTCGCTTGAGCGGCTGATGCACGACGGCCGAATCCATCCGACGCGTATTGAAGAGATCGTCGAAAAGGTGAAGGTCGATATCGAGAAGCTGATGATCGAAGAGGCTGAAAAGGTGATCTTCGAGGTTGGCTTGTCTGATTTTCACCCCGAGTTGGTCAAGGTGTTGGGACGGCTCAAGTATCGAACCAGCTATGGGCAGAATAATCTGTACCATGCGCGGGAAGCGGCCTACATCTGCGGCATCATGGCCTCCGAGTTGAAACTCGACGTGAAGCTCGCCA
The window above is part of the Nitrospira sp. genome. Proteins encoded here:
- a CDS encoding cell division protein ZapA — translated: MTKTIDVEIYGQRYSINGEADESYVKQLADMVDKQMKQVAAGMRSATPAKLAVLAAFNLAHELMESERKSRQGEADADRRVASLMESIDQQMPSILSR
- the rny gene encoding ribonuclease Y; translation: MSLSVVAYIFVGLVGAVLGAGLYEVFRRRSALARRAEAEDQSAQIVQSAQREAENLVKEAKLEAKDLVFQARIELEKEQKAKLAEVSNSERRVSQREEGLDRKLGLLEKRDQEALKREQDLLKREETLVQKDAACAQALKQHREALERVAGLTAEEAKRQLIQDLDSQARLEAAGLAKRLLEEAKENADREAREIIASSIQRVTRDYVNEATISVVPIANDAMKGRIIGREGRNIRAIEAATGIDLIIDETPEAVIISGFDPLRREIAKVSLERLMHDGRIHPTRIEEIVEKVKVDIEKLMIEEAEKVIFEVGLSDFHPELVKVLGRLKYRTSYGQNNLYHAREAAYICGIMASELKLDVKLAKRGALLHDIGKAVSHEEEGPHAMLGAEIAKKYGENAKVVNAIAAHHEQVEPICPETVLVAAAEALSAARPGARREALESYVKRLEKLESLATVHKGVQKAYAIQAGREIRVIVKQEDLTDPECFQLSRDLAKKIEQELTYPGQIKVTVIRESRFVDFAK